In Lycium barbarum isolate Lr01 chromosome 9, ASM1917538v2, whole genome shotgun sequence, the DNA window ataaattagcttttccggagccttcaattaacCTTGTACTTCTAGATATTGTGTTAACATTGGCTTTTTTGTCACCAAATAAGAGAAGAATTTCTTATCTCTTAAGATAGTGTGCATTGTAGCACTGTCTGTAAGACATATATCATCGTAATTGATCTTGGATCCAGCTGGTGACTGGGGAATTTTTATATTCTTCATAATAATAAAAGGTATATTATAAGAAATGTAAAAACAAACAACTTTAGGAAACTGCACTAGAAATGTAGAAATTAGTAAGACATGATGTTTAAGGAAATATACCTAAGAAAAACAAAATAGTAACAAACATTAAAAGTAAACAATAACTTTTCTCATAGTACTATTCCCAGTGAGATGATCAGTTCTTCagtcaatatcattatagaagtcTCCAGCTTCTAAATGAGTAATATTTGAGAGGCTTTTAAAATCATCATCTTTATAAGCAAAATTTGTCTCAATATCATCATGTTTGTTTGAGGGAACTGCTTCATCATCATTATTCGAAAGGTCAAGTATGCCTCCACATTATTTTCTCTCCCTTTGAGGGAGGCCTGATAAAGCTTGACAAAATGATCGAGCGTACAACAAGCACGTGCCCAATGACCTTTCATACCACATCGGTGGCACATATTAACTTTACCTCTTGAAGGATGATTTTGAGAACCCTTGTTGGTCTCTTGTTTATTCTCACCAAGTTGACGATAATTATGACGTCCCCTTCCACGTCCACGTCCCCGATCATGGCCACGACCACAGTAATTATTTTGCCTTCTTTCAGGCTTATCATAAGTTGTTGCTGCATTCTCTTCAGGGAATGGAGCAGGCCTAGTGGGACGggattcatgatttttcattaataggGTATTATTCTGCTCATCCACAAGTAGTCAGAAATTAAATAAGCACACTTTTTCGACCCTTTTTCACAGTATTGTTGTTGTAGCAGCACATTTGAAGCATGAAAAGTGGTAAAAGTTTCCCTAGTAAGTCCTCATCAGTGATGGTGTCTCCACATAATTTTAATACGGAACTTACTTTATGGATAGCAGAATTATAATCAATTATAGCTTTAAAATCTTGGAATCGTGGATGTATCCAGTCATATCGAGCTTTCAATAATACCGTCAATTTTAGGTGTTCATATCGATCCTTCAAAAtattccacaattcaagtggatCTTTCACAGTTAAATATTCAGTTTTTAATCTTTCATGGAGATGATGACGAAGAAAAATTATAGCCTTGGTTTTATCTTGATGCTTTATTTCCTTGTTTAATAGTATCTCCAAGGTTTGTAGTGTCAAGGTAAATTTCAACATCAAAGACCCACgataaatatttttttgtggTGATATCAAGTGCCACAAATTCAAGCTTTTATAAGTTCAACATAGTAGCTATCATAGAAGATAAGTTAGAGATAAGGAATTGAATACAACTTAAATACTTTGGATATATTAATTAGACTACATATATAGATTAATAAAACCTTACCAATAGAGGAGTATATCTATAATTTTAGAATGGACAGTAACCTTCCCTAAGCATCAAAAAGTGAGAACTATTCCTTGACACTAATAGTTGTTAGGAACATAAAAAAAATTGACagtattttataaaaaaattataggtGAAACTTACATCTTTAGAAAAGACCATGTCTACTTAGTTATTGAATTAAAAAAGCTGACCAATATAACAATAAGATGAAAGAAAACAGAATGAAAATTCAAAGCAATCACAAATTAGAAAATAAGAGTATGTCCATACTATGTTACGAATAAGGAACGCCATTTACCCATTAAAGTAAAATCTTGATTTGTGAAAAATAAATGGATTTAACACATACCTTAATAATACTTTTGGCGGAGTTTGATAAGAGACTCTGATACCGTgttgtaaaataaaaattaagtACTAAATTAAGTAGTTAAAGAGAGAAAGGAAGAAGCGAAGTATTAAGAGTGCTTTCTTTCTATTTTGGGGTGTACTATTTCAACAAAGGAAGAGGCTATTTATAGGCCTCAATTACTTGGGAATGATAGCACGCTACAGTACAAGTGCATGTGGCCCCGAGGACATTCACATATAGGAGcatatgagatgaaatcatgagatgaaattatgTTTGGACATATAATTTGAGATTTTTAAGTTAAATTTTTTCTTGtggacataaaaaccccacaagttgtgaaaaccgtCAAAACGTTTCTAATTCTTATACAATCCTACCAAATGagtaagtcatagttcataacaaaattaataagccactagaagacctttctaaaaaatacaacatcaattgatcaaattttagttcattaaaatgaaaaattgaacatgagttgtaatgtaactactctttaatataatcctccaacATGGTTGATAACAGTAACTTTGTTATAAATATACTGCCAACTTGTAGATCTTTTAATTTTTGATATAAATGGCTGGTAAACACGATtgataaatatatctaccaacttatgcatctttttcataaaatataaacttacaggtcaacttttacatttagaaaatttgaaatcatgatttgaaatttcaaattatgcctttttggatgattttggatttatctcatgagatgaaatcacatgtccaaacgctgatttcatctcatgtccaaacgcctacatAGTCATTTACAACAAGAAGTGCTTAGTTAAGCATTCTTTGCTCCTCAATTCACTATTCttcctatttatttttaaaaaaaattgctatTTCTTGTCttaaataattaatttgttgCTTAGAAAGCAAACTTTTTTCGTTAGTGtacaaattttataaaataatttaaagGCCTTTTAATATGATTTATAAAATTTAAAGGCCTCTTAATATGATTTCGCCTTAAACTACGAAATCCATTGAGCCGCCCCAGTTAATGTAAGTAAACTAACAAATTCTTAACAATTAGGTTCACCTAAGAATGGCATCCTTTACCTTAAAAGAACccacacaaaatttaaaaaatgtaTGACTTAAAGATCATCTACAGGAAACTTTATGACTTAAGATCATCTACAGGAAACTTTATTGAAAACCGATGAGGAAACAAAGAAAGGATGGACAAGAAGAACTTTGCCCAGTTAGTGACCAAGTACCCCTCAGCTTGTAGGTCGGGAATGAGGGACACAACAGCTATGTCTCAATCCCCAAGCAAGTTAAAAGTAatgtaaaagaaaaaagaaagacagAAAGACTAAATAAGTAGTTCGATCCAATTTTGGACTAAAGAAAAAAGTTAATTTGACAACATATACAACAAGGAGTATCCCGTTTATGTTTCCTGTCTGTATTAAAATGAATGTAAGATTACAAAAATTAGAAGGCTTAATCCACTCTGTCCCTAGGGATATCGCAGCAATTTCAAACTCCTAATCTACACCGGAGAACCATCCCTTTCTTCCTAATAGTAACGGCCTTCGGCACTGTACACTTGAAAAAACACTCTAAAAAGAAGCATCATAATTGATGCCATCCTTCCAAGCATGTCTTGGGAGAAGTGCACCATGTTCACTCATACTGCCCCGTAACCTATAGAGGGCTGGTTTACTCCTTACAGTCCTCAAAGGACCTGATCTGTTGCCATGGCTTATTGTTAAGCCGCCCCCTCCACCTGGATTAAAACTTGAAGCTGAAAACGGTCTGTTTTCAAACTCTTCAAGTGGACCAGAACTGTAATCCATTGTCATGAAAGTGGAGGCTTGTCCATATGTTAATCTTGGTGTAACCCCACCAGCATTCCACCAACTGCTATCAGAAGGGACACCTTTGAAATCTGAATCTGGCAACGAGGACTCTTTCTGGCTACATCCATCAGCACAAGTTTCATCATTGTCATTATAGATGAGTTTGAGAGCTTGCACAACTTCTCCCATAAACGGCCTTTGAGTCACCTCTGGATGCACGCACATTGAAGCAATGGCAGCCACTTTTGCCATATCATCAAAGTCACAGCTTCCAGCCAAAGAAGGATCCACCAGTTGCTCCAAACCTTCTCTAGTAGTTAGAAGAGGTCGCGCCCAAGTTACCAGGTTTTCTTGTCCAGGAGGTTGAGACATGTCCACAGGTTTTCTTCCGGAGAGAAGCTCCAATAACACAACTCCGTAACTATACACATCACTTTTAACAAGCAGGTGTCCTGTCATTGCATATTCAGGAGCAACGTACCTGCAAAAAACCGGTAAAAAGAGAATGTTAGCAACTGCTTTATCGCACAAATGCAGGTGCAAATGTACACGTTGCAGCACAGATTAGAGTTGCAAATAAGGCCGAGTATGAAGTTGGTTTATGTACAAAAGAACTAAAGATAAAggatcaaagaaaaaaaaaacagaataagATAATTAGAGGCGAATAAAATATGAGGCCTAAGaaactaattaaaaaatataacatGATTTCAAGATATCTAAGATTATGACCTATGACCACAGCCTGATGCATTAGAAAACTACTACATAGGGCTGAGACAGTCATCCTCTTAGTTTGGTGACAGAATTTCAGGACATAATTGATAGAGGATAGATATCCCTGCAAATAAAGCTAACGCTCACAGTTTTTCTTTCTCCCTTTTGTTGTGGGAACTCAATTCAGACAATGTGCAGGAAGTAGTCTCACACTATCTAATCATCTTCTGTAACATCAACAATTTTATATCAGCACAATTTCCAAACTCAGTTTCATGAATTTACACCTTACACCTCCAGAAACACAGACAAGCATAACTTGGCAAAGGATTTAACAAGTTTTTGTTAGTACTCATTAAAAGTTCCTATAGATGATGCAATGGAACCAATCAGAGCTTTAATAGTTATCCTTTAGTATCATACTTCCGTTCATTCTTTTTTCATTTATAGTACTATGCTTCACTATCATACCACAGATTCATTATACTCTTATTTGGGTGAATTGCGACCATTTCAAGATTAGTCATGTTCAAGAGATATATACCCAAAAGTTCCCATGACTCGAGTAGATATGTGGTCACTTCCTTCGGTTGCTTCCCTTgctaacccaaaatctgaaaccTTAGGGGTGAAGTCATCTTCTAACAAAACATTGCTGGCTTTAAAATCACGATGAATTACACGAGGATTAGAATCTTCATGAAGGTAAGCTAGTCCTCTCGCAgcgccaagagcaattttcaacCTCACATCCCAATCAAGTGGCCCTTTTCTCCCGTCTTTTCCTGAAATATAGCAGTAGAGTTCTGTTAAGGAGAATCACATGGTAATATGTTTTACTTGCACCAAGGTACAAAGACATTTTTATGCTTGTAGTTGGTAGAATGGTGAAGCCTTTTTGGAACAGTCGATTGAAAATAAGACCAATTAACTTGTTCACGTTGGCAAATTACTCTCTGTACGTATTCTGGTAGTGACAATCAACCTGGAAGAATGAGAGAAACAAAGTCCTACCAGCTCGGGTGGAGTTCTTCGCAATTGTTGTTGGATGGGCAGCAAAGcagaagaaaagaaggaacagaaATGCAAAAAGCGAAAGAAAGAGGTAGCCAACTAAGGTAACTGGTCCTGGGCAGGAGGAACGAGCTGTTGGCTTAAAACTAAAAGAAGGAAAAACGAGGATAAATACAATGCCTTCCCAGAAGTCAAAAAGATTTGCCACAGAATGAGGTTCAAAGAGTTAAGTTATGTCCTTGGCAAACCTCCCATAGAGAATTGGCTTAATATATTGACTAAAAATGTTTCAAGAAACATGGCACCAGAATTAGCAATACAAAGGACATAAGTAATCAAAGAAGCACAAATGGACTGCCATAATTCTTGCACATAGGATGACTAAGGTATAAATGTGCTCTGGAATGCAAGATTATTACAAGTGATATAGAGGAACTTGAGCCTGAAAGGAATTTCAGCAAAATTTGTAAAAGAAACGAAGGTAAGGGAAATAAAGAGTATACCATGCAAATGAGACTCCACACTACCATTTCGAACAATTTCATATACCAAGCTGCGAGTCCGCTCTTCACTGCATATACCAATTAATTTCACCAGGTTACGGTGATGCAATCGGCTTAGCATCTCAACTTCAGCAATAAATTCACGATCTCCATTCTGGTTATTATCCCTAGTGAGCACTTTCACAGCAACTTCTGTTCTGTCTTCTAAGATACCATGATaaactcgtccaaatcctccttCACCTAAAACCCTTTTTAAACTAAACTTGTCAGTTGCCTTCTCAAGCTCTGCAAGCGAAAATGTTTTGACAGAAAGGATAGATGCGGGCATAGGAGAAATGAGGGAAACCGATGTTGAGCTATCTGGGCTACTTGATATTGTCGACCCAATTCCTGCAAATCAAAAAATGTGTGTTCATTCAATCTTCATGACGTACAGAATTGAGAAGCTTAGAGAAGTCAAAGTCTTTAATAGTACAGATCAGAGTATTATTAACAGCAGAAGATGATAAAATGGAATGTTTTTTCTTTTACACATACATTAAAGAAAAAGAATATCCCACCACTGCTGATTCACATATATTTCAAAATTTACATCTCTGCTTCTTCACAATAATATCCCACTCTCAAAGGTCACTGATGAGTAATTTAAAACAAGGAAACAAGTACCTACCCTTGCCAGATCTCTTGTGCATAGATGATGTAAACACTGGACCAACAGCATTTGATGGTCGGTCAGTCCTCCTACATTTTAAGACGACAACCAGTGCACCACAGCATACCACCAACAATACTAATGCTGATGAAGCAATGAGAAAAACGAATCGGGGATTCATTTTCTGGCTCTTGTTTACAAAGTCAGCAGTAATAGGGAATTGTTGATTGACAACACTTCCAGTTGGACTATTACCAGAATCGCCAGATGGTGAAGAAGGAAGCCCTGGAATAACTTGTTCAGACTATATTGCACCATGACTCCATGAAGTTAAAAGGAACTTAACAATAAACAGTTCATAGTGTACCTGGATAGATAATGTGCATCACTTCATAATCCCCAAACATCGTTCTATTGAGAGGCACCTTCTTTTTCCAGAATCTTTCATAGGTCAGCATAGCTGTGGTGTTATCAAACTTCTCCCCCAAAGGAACCAAGTTAATATCAACAATTGTTCTTTCTTGATTTTGAGTATC includes these proteins:
- the LOC132610348 gene encoding receptor-like serine/threonine-protein kinase ALE2, coding for MPAALMLLFLLSLLTLLPTPLGLTLPHIYLSPTLPPNKGYFATKLFLEDARLVPTRASFAPMPAPRMHHRRPYLIPSRAPAPSPASQGRAAAPISSRVARRHGHHRHHRPRAHVSPSPAVGSGCGQICAEPFAYVPFVIPCACVFPMKVRLLLDKSLYSIFPVVRDLGIQVAEGTYLDPSQVVVVGASADTQNQERTIVDINLVPLGEKFDNTTAMLTYERFWKKKVPLNRTMFGDYEVMHIIYPGLPSSPSGDSGNSPTGSVVNQQFPITADFVNKSQKMNPRFVFLIASSALVLLVVCCGALVVVLKCRRTDRPSNAVGPVFTSSMHKRSGKGIGSTISSSPDSSTSVSLISPMPASILSVKTFSLAELEKATDKFSLKRVLGEGGFGRVYHGILEDRTEVAVKVLTRDNNQNGDREFIAEVEMLSRLHHRNLVKLIGICSEERTRSLVYEIVRNGSVESHLHGKDGRKGPLDWDVRLKIALGAARGLAYLHEDSNPRVIHRDFKASNVLLEDDFTPKVSDFGLAREATEGSDHISTRVMGTFGYVAPEYAMTGHLLVKSDVYSYGVVLLELLSGRKPVDMSQPPGQENLVTWARPLLTTREGLEQLVDPSLAGSCDFDDMAKVAAIASMCVHPEVTQRPFMGEVVQALKLIYNDNDETCADGCSQKESSLPDSDFKGVPSDSSWWNAGGVTPRLTYGQASTFMTMDYSSGPLEEFENRPFSASSFNPGGGGGLTISHGNRSGPLRTVRSKPALYRLRGSMSEHGALLPRHAWKDGINYDASF